One Zeugodacus cucurbitae isolate PBARC_wt_2022May chromosome 3, idZeuCucr1.2, whole genome shotgun sequence genomic region harbors:
- the LOC128920338 gene encoding jerky protein homolog-like produces MAKRRAHKTLSLADKIKIIQEIDRGQSGKLLADKYGVGTSTICDIKKNSENIRRFAENSDEKLLKQRKTLKTAGVLRQKAKSLYQKMYNNDSFKASDGWFQKFKKRFSVRNLKICGESLSARPDLVPAFQNELYNVIEAENLLDDQIYNADESGLFWKMFPDKTLVHFKEKSAPGTKMSKERITFLCCANKTGSHKLQIAVVGKSKNPRSFKKQRVIEYYSSKNAWMTTYIFTEWFFKSFIPQVKNYQTENNLPKKGLLILDNATCHGEPLASECGQYKTMFLPPNCTSIIQPMDQNAIRLTKLYYKKDLLCELVNSESDSTDIFLKQFSMYDACELLKRSWSRVSDSTLKSCWKNIHTQSFRR; encoded by the exons atgGCAAAAAGACGTGCACATAAAACATTATCACTAGCTGATAAGATTAAAATAATACAAGAGATAGACCGCGGACAATCTGGAAAACTTTTGGCAGATAAATATGGTGTAGGAACTTCTACAATTTgtgacataaaaaaaaattccgaaaatattAGGAG atttgctGAGAATTCTGATGAAAAACTTTTGAAGCAGCGCAAGACACTCAAAACGG CGGGAGTTTTACGACAAAAGGCAAAATCACTTTATCAGAAAATGTATAACAATGATTCGTTTAAAGCTAGCGATGGATGGTTTCAAAAGTTTAAGAAACGATTTTCTGtacgaaacttaaaaatatgcgGAGAGTCTTTATCTGCTAGACCAGATCTTGTTCCTGCTTTTCAAAATGAGCTCTACAATGTAATTGAAGCTGAAAATTTGTTGGACGACCAAATTTATAATGCTGATGAGTCTGgacttttttggaaaatgtttcCAGACAAAACTTTAGtgcattttaaagaaaaatcagcTCCAGGCACCAAAATGAGCAAAGAGAGAATCACCTTCTTATGTTGTGCTAATAAGACTGGAAGTCACAAGCTACAGATTGCAGTGGTTGGTAAATCAAAAAACCCTCGGTCATTTAAAAAACAAAGGGTGATTGAATATTACTCATCAAAAAATGCATGGATGACAACATACATTTTTACTGAATGGTTTTTCAAATCGTTTATACCACAGGTAAAAAACTATCAGACTGAAAATAATTTGCCGAAAAAAGGTCTATTGATATTGGATAATGCAACATGTCATGGGGAGCCGTTGGCATCTGAATGTGGACAATATAAAACTATGTTTCTCCCTCCAAATTGTACTAGCATTATCCAACCTATGGATCAAAATGCGATACGCCTGACTaaactttattacaaaaaagaCCTCTTGTGTGAATTGGTCAATTCTGAATCAGACAGTACtgacatttttttgaaacaattcAGTATGTACGACGCTTGTGAATTGCTTAAGCGATCTTGGAGCAGGGTATCGGATTCCACTCTAAAGTCCTGTTGGAAAAATATTCATACCCAGAGCTTCAGAAGATAA